The Vicia villosa cultivar HV-30 ecotype Madison, WI unplaced genomic scaffold, Vvil1.0 ctg.001995F_1_1, whole genome shotgun sequence genome window below encodes:
- the LOC131637440 gene encoding membrane-anchored ubiquitin-fold protein 4-like: MPEEELVELKFRLYDGSDIGPFRYSPTSTVSMLKERIFAEWPKDKKIIPKAANDIKLINAGKILENNKTVGQCRVPFGELPKGVITMHVVVQPSLAKAKSDKVDDTPRKHFCGCTIL, translated from the exons ATGCCGGAAGAAGAATTGGTGGAGCTCAAGTTCCGATTATACGATGGATCGGATATTGGACCGTTTCGGTATTCGCCGACTTCAACTGTTTCTATGCTCAAGGAAAGGATTTTCGCTGAATGGCCTAAAG ACAAGAAAATCATACCGAAGGCAGCAAATGATATAAAGCTCATAAATGCTGGGAAAATTTTGGAGAACAACAAGACGGTTGGCCAGTGTAGAGTGCCTTTTGGTGAGCTTCCTAAGGGGGTCATCACCATGCATGTTGTCGTCCAGCCATCTTTGGCAAAAGCAAAATCAG ACAAAGTTGATGATACACCCAGAAAACATTTTTGTGGGTGTACAATATTGTGA